Proteins from a single region of Companilactobacillus farciminis KCTC 3681 = DSM 20184:
- a CDS encoding DMT family transporter, which yields MNLKGFLYILIPTFLFSSMEIALKIAGGQFNPIELNFIRFLIGGLALLPFTILYLKKNNVKISKSGWGRIALTGFVIVVVSMTLYQISIGMAKASVIAIMLSANPIFGLIIGFVFLKEKLSRTNVLALVLTLVGLLIIINPFHLSGAMGIMLGLLSSIIFGVYGVMSRVYGGKIGLNGLSMTCLAFLFGSGELGILMAISHIPAVASAIPSNFSQFSNIPYFQGISLQTLPLILYISVLVTGVAFGLYFLSMEKVGILQASLIFLVKPALAPVLSLLILGEAMTANTIFGIVVILLGSLVTLMGEKIAYRVMAIFRRNNPEAHQEVDELEIVKDKIENSELAKRRKATEEAVRDTLEAKKERQELPSED from the coding sequence TTGAATTTAAAGGGTTTTCTATACATATTGATACCAACATTTCTTTTCAGTTCAATGGAAATTGCATTAAAGATTGCTGGTGGACAGTTCAATCCAATCGAATTGAATTTTATTAGATTCTTGATTGGTGGACTAGCCCTCTTACCATTTACTATTCTTTACCTTAAGAAGAACAATGTAAAAATTTCTAAATCTGGCTGGGGTCGTATCGCTTTGACAGGATTTGTTATCGTGGTAGTAAGTATGACCTTGTATCAAATCTCAATTGGGATGGCTAAAGCATCGGTTATCGCTATCATGTTGAGTGCCAATCCAATCTTTGGTTTGATCATCGGCTTCGTGTTCCTCAAAGAAAAATTATCGAGAACTAACGTCTTAGCTTTAGTTTTAACGTTAGTCGGTTTATTGATTATTATTAATCCCTTCCACTTGTCAGGTGCCATGGGAATCATGTTAGGTTTATTATCATCAATTATCTTTGGTGTTTATGGCGTTATGTCACGTGTTTACGGCGGCAAAATCGGTTTGAACGGTCTATCAATGACTTGTTTAGCCTTCTTATTTGGTTCTGGTGAACTAGGTATTTTGATGGCAATCAGTCACATACCAGCCGTTGCCAGCGCTATTCCAAGTAACTTTTCACAATTTAGCAACATTCCATACTTCCAAGGAATTTCCTTGCAAACATTACCATTGATCTTGTACATTTCAGTCCTAGTCACAGGTGTGGCTTTTGGTTTGTACTTCCTATCAATGGAAAAAGTTGGTATCTTGCAAGCTTCATTAATTTTCTTAGTTAAGCCTGCATTAGCACCAGTTCTATCACTTCTGATTTTAGGCGAAGCAATGACTGCCAATACTATCTTTGGTATCGTCGTTATCTTGCTTGGTTCACTAGTTACACTTATGGGAGAAAAAATTGCTTACCGTGTTATGGCAATCTTCAGACGTAATAATCCTGAAGCTCATCAAGAAGTGGATGAATTGGAAATCGTTAAGGATAAAATTGAAAATAGTGAACTTGCTAAACGTCGCAAGGCTACTGAAGAAGCTGTTCGTGATACTCTAGAAGCTAAAAAAGAACGTCAAGAATTGCCTTCTGAAGACTAA
- a CDS encoding LTA synthase family protein, which translates to MHIKKSVFIYLLQFLFMLFSVALVGYLLHLSQTVDIKATNQAVFHTNVAAYLLTITILFLLYLAIYGLINRFFYATAVYYIFFGIYIVANRLKVAYRKEPIMPSDLALLRSWKQLFSMISWKIVVLAIVSFVMVVVFCVFLGKHFSKDTLQFNLITRIILVVLGVATIGSFYNVDKQGSMMNKITAKTGYINFAPNISLVANTTGPLLPFLGNIHTDIMDEPKGYSEETMQKIYRKYQKTAQRINKNRPNDNLNKQTLIFVLSESFSDPQRVPNVTINQDPIPKINQIKQENTSGLMLSSGYGGGTANMEYMTFTGLAYNQFAKSLQSPYTQLVVNQKHPVNIINSFDYAAAIHPYYGNFYDRDIVYPKLGFDVFKNLQTKGKDALQYHSKLSFSTFVSDESSYKETLKQVNSRKKGQFISLVTMQNHMPFNVMYDNTYFTYNGTAAGMPEQVANYTNGINYTDNSTKEFLDKLDAIQKPITVVWYGDHLPGMYDKNSMEEYNVVQHETDYFIYSNKYALEHNYGTKKVEQNTAITDPNGFIPIALKQMKQKVTPYYALLTEVQENLPATAKNSVGNSESLMVDQNGKQLSAKQLTKSQREIQKDYRLVQYDLTAGKGYLKTKINK; encoded by the coding sequence ATGCATATTAAAAAATCTGTTTTTATTTACTTGTTACAATTTTTATTTATGTTGTTTTCCGTGGCATTAGTGGGTTATCTACTTCATCTTTCACAAACGGTGGATATTAAAGCTACCAACCAAGCAGTTTTTCACACTAATGTAGCGGCGTACTTATTAACGATAACGATTTTGTTCTTACTGTATTTAGCAATTTATGGTTTAATCAATCGTTTCTTTTATGCGACGGCTGTTTACTATATTTTCTTTGGCATTTATATCGTAGCTAATCGTTTAAAAGTGGCTTATCGAAAAGAGCCAATTATGCCTAGTGATTTAGCACTTTTAAGAAGTTGGAAACAGTTATTTTCTATGATCAGTTGGAAGATAGTTGTTTTAGCTATCGTAAGTTTTGTAATGGTAGTAGTTTTTTGTGTCTTTTTAGGAAAGCATTTCTCCAAAGACACCTTGCAATTTAATTTGATTACTAGAATTATTCTAGTTGTTTTGGGGGTTGCCACTATCGGGTCGTTTTATAACGTTGATAAACAGGGCTCGATGATGAATAAAATCACTGCAAAAACTGGCTATATCAACTTTGCACCTAATATTAGTTTGGTAGCCAATACAACCGGTCCACTGTTGCCGTTTTTGGGTAATATTCATACGGACATCATGGATGAGCCTAAAGGGTATAGTGAAGAAACGATGCAAAAGATTTATCGCAAGTATCAAAAGACAGCTCAACGAATCAATAAAAATCGTCCTAATGATAATTTGAATAAACAAACGTTGATTTTTGTGTTGAGTGAAAGTTTTTCTGATCCTCAACGAGTACCAAACGTTACGATCAATCAAGATCCGATTCCAAAAATTAATCAAATAAAACAAGAGAATACTTCTGGCTTAATGTTGAGTTCTGGTTATGGTGGCGGAACAGCTAATATGGAATACATGACTTTTACTGGTTTGGCTTACAACCAATTTGCTAAATCACTGCAATCTCCATATACTCAGTTAGTTGTTAATCAAAAGCATCCAGTCAATATTATCAATAGTTTTGACTATGCTGCGGCTATTCATCCATACTACGGTAATTTTTACGACCGTGATATCGTCTATCCAAAATTAGGCTTTGACGTATTCAAAAATCTTCAAACTAAAGGTAAAGATGCCTTGCAATATCATTCCAAACTCAGTTTTAGTACTTTTGTCAGTGATGAATCTTCCTATAAAGAGACTTTAAAACAAGTTAACTCTAGGAAAAAAGGGCAGTTCATCAGTTTAGTGACGATGCAAAACCATATGCCGTTCAACGTAATGTACGATAATACATATTTTACTTATAACGGTACAGCAGCCGGCATGCCTGAACAAGTTGCTAATTATACTAATGGGATTAATTATACTGACAATTCGACCAAAGAATTCTTGGACAAGCTAGATGCTATTCAAAAACCAATTACGGTTGTTTGGTACGGCGATCATTTGCCAGGAATGTACGATAAGAACTCGATGGAAGAATACAATGTCGTCCAACATGAGACTGATTATTTTATTTATAGTAATAAATATGCCTTAGAGCACAACTATGGAACTAAAAAGGTTGAACAAAATACGGCTATCACTGATCCAAATGGCTTTATTCCAATTGCATTGAAGCAAATGAAACAAAAGGTCACACCTTATTATGCTTTGTTAACTGAAGTCCAAGAAAATTTGCCAGCAACTGCTAAGAATAGTGTCGGAAATAGTGAGAGCTTGATGGTTGATCAAAATGGCAAGCAACTTTCAGCTAAGCAATTGACGAAGTCTCAACGTGAAATCCAAAAAGACTATCGTTTAGTTCAATATGACTTAACAGCTGGAAAAGGTTATCTAAAAACAAAAATTAATAAATAA
- a CDS encoding NAD(P)H-dependent oxidoreductase → MKTIIYTHPYAGSFNHEILNRLTNSFSKNDEEFEIIDPYGDHFDPVLSAEDLKTYSQGQTSDELVKRYQRKIAASDELVFIFPIWWHNLPAMLKGFLDKTMLNGFAYNEDNGWKGLLTNIKKATVITTSTVTKEYLENNCGNPIQDVFIARTLSDLGIDPQTVNWIHFGQVNTTTDQIREKFLDDLPKLYANK, encoded by the coding sequence ATGAAAACTATTATTTATACTCATCCATACGCAGGGAGCTTCAATCATGAGATTTTGAACAGATTGACGAACTCTTTTTCAAAAAATGATGAAGAATTTGAAATTATTGATCCTTACGGTGACCACTTTGATCCGGTACTTTCTGCCGAGGATTTAAAAACCTATAGTCAAGGCCAGACAAGTGACGAGTTAGTCAAAAGATATCAACGTAAAATTGCGGCATCGGATGAGCTAGTATTTATCTTTCCAATTTGGTGGCATAATTTACCGGCTATGCTAAAAGGCTTTTTAGACAAAACAATGTTAAATGGCTTTGCGTATAACGAAGATAATGGTTGGAAAGGTTTATTGACCAACATTAAAAAAGCTACCGTTATAACGACTTCAACGGTAACTAAAGAATATCTAGAAAATAATTGTGGCAATCCGATTCAAGATGTTTTTATTGCCAGAACTTTGAGTGATTTAGGCATTGATCCACAGACAGTCAATTGGATTCATTTCGGTCAGGTCAACACTACAACTGATCAAATTCGAGAAAAGTTTTTAGATGATTTACCAAAACTCTATGCAAATAAATAA
- a CDS encoding YitT family protein, whose protein sequence is MTFIKNYYKSILAALFYGITSALGIQLLLQPAKLYTSGVTGASQLIVNLLNQFADMNTPVYLWYVLLNLPLIILAWLKLGKKFTILSIISVASASLFILIIPLYPITKDPLLSAVFGGILSGAGIGLCFRYGFSTGGTDIIALIVQRSTGQSVGQVSFAINAVIITIAGFAFGWELALYTIISIYITNMVIDKMYIQQQKITVTVYSHRVDDISKELLKSLNRGLTLDYHLRGAYSGEEIGSITMVLTKYQLFFAKKIILKEDPQAFINIQPTMSIAGKFNDN, encoded by the coding sequence GTGACATTTATTAAGAACTACTATAAGAGTATTTTGGCAGCCTTATTTTATGGAATAACCTCGGCTCTGGGTATTCAATTACTCTTGCAGCCGGCAAAGCTTTATACCAGTGGAGTTACTGGTGCATCGCAGCTGATTGTTAACTTGTTAAATCAATTTGCAGATATGAATACACCTGTTTATCTGTGGTATGTTTTATTGAACTTACCATTGATTATTTTGGCCTGGTTGAAGTTGGGAAAGAAATTTACGATACTTTCGATTATTTCAGTTGCCTCGGCTTCATTGTTTATTTTAATTATACCGTTATACCCAATCACTAAAGACCCGCTGCTTTCAGCTGTTTTTGGTGGAATCCTATCAGGAGCTGGAATTGGCTTATGTTTCCGTTACGGATTCTCAACTGGTGGAACGGATATTATCGCTTTGATCGTGCAAAGAAGTACCGGACAATCGGTTGGCCAAGTTAGTTTTGCCATTAATGCCGTTATCATTACGATTGCAGGGTTTGCATTCGGTTGGGAACTAGCTTTGTACACGATTATTTCTATCTACATTACTAATATGGTGATAGATAAAATGTATATCCAGCAACAAAAGATTACCGTTACAGTCTACAGTCATCGAGTTGACGATATTTCAAAAGAATTGCTCAAGTCGCTTAATCGTGGTTTGACGCTCGATTACCATTTACGTGGGGCATATTCTGGTGAAGAAATTGGTTCAATTACGATGGTTCTGACTAAATATCAATTATTCTTTGCTAAAAAAATCATTTTGAAAGAAGATCCACAAGCATTTATCAATATTCAACCAACAATGTCGATTGCCGGCAAATTCAATGACAATTAA
- a CDS encoding NAD(P)-dependent oxidoreductase: MQKIGFIGTGVMGSGIINNLLNANYDVDIYTRTKSKAEPLINKGANWFADPKTVAQNADIIFTMVGFPQDVEDVYFKDNGIFAGLSAGKIIVDMTTSTPTLAKKIGQKAEEINVESIDAPVSGGDVGARDGKLTIMVGGNKKAFETLKPIFEIIGKTYHYFGSYGAGQHAKMANQIMIAGTMTGLTEMFVYAKAAGLDLQSVLETVEGGGGDNWSLENYGPRILKGDFKPGFYSKHFLKDLRIALDESEKMHLDLPATKQAKKLYETLVDEKGLGNDGTQALIKLW, from the coding sequence ATGCAAAAAATTGGTTTCATTGGTACTGGCGTTATGGGTAGTGGCATCATCAACAACCTATTGAATGCCAACTATGACGTTGATATTTATACTAGAACAAAATCAAAGGCAGAACCTCTGATAAACAAGGGTGCTAACTGGTTTGCTGATCCAAAAACCGTAGCACAAAATGCCGACATTATCTTCACTATGGTCGGTTTTCCACAAGATGTTGAAGATGTTTACTTTAAAGACAATGGTATCTTTGCAGGATTAAGCGCCGGCAAGATTATCGTTGATATGACAACTAGTACACCTACTTTGGCTAAGAAAATTGGTCAAAAGGCTGAAGAAATAAACGTTGAATCAATCGACGCTCCCGTGTCAGGCGGTGACGTTGGTGCTAGAGATGGTAAATTGACTATCATGGTCGGTGGTAATAAAAAAGCTTTCGAGACCCTCAAACCAATCTTTGAGATCATCGGTAAGACTTATCACTACTTCGGTTCATACGGAGCTGGTCAACACGCAAAGATGGCCAATCAAATCATGATTGCTGGTACAATGACTGGCTTGACGGAAATGTTCGTTTACGCCAAAGCTGCCGGATTGGACTTACAATCAGTTCTTGAAACTGTCGAAGGTGGCGGCGGAGATAACTGGAGTCTAGAAAATTACGGTCCAAGAATTCTCAAAGGCGATTTCAAACCAGGCTTTTACTCAAAACACTTCCTAAAGGACTTAAGAATTGCCCTAGATGAGAGTGAAAAGATGCATTTAGATTTGCCCGCTACTAAACAGGCTAAGAAGCTTTATGAGACCTTAGTTGATGAAAAAGGTCTTGGTAATGATGGAACACAAGCCTTAATTAAATTGTGGTAA